In a genomic window of Vigna angularis cultivar LongXiaoDou No.4 chromosome 6, ASM1680809v1, whole genome shotgun sequence:
- the LOC108344089 gene encoding uncharacterized protein LOC108344089 isoform X3: MIHYFLRPLLSWELVLSKIFVPHGMACSTYKHHWLFFVLMAKCLKCFGCCRCWRHPPPLPSTAPWDCHHFIGYRETNSSQVFQTNRKPREELRATRVSTWRRCDGSHCQGKKLFCFGERLHFENVFLSWSENFQSYTNSWRTSCFQG; the protein is encoded by the exons CCTTAG GCCACTATTATCATGGGAGCTAGTTTTGTCTAAAATTTTTGTCCCCCATGGAATGGCATGTAGCACCTACAAACACCACTGGCTTTTCTTTGTCCTTATGGCAAAATGCTTAAAATGCTTTGGATGTTGTCGGTGTTGGAGACATCCTCCGCCGCTACCATCAACAGCTCCATGG GATTGTCACCACTTCATTGGTTACAGGGAAACAAATAGTAGTCAAGTCTTTCAAACCAACAGAAAACCAAGA GAGGAGTTGAGAGCCACAAGAGTCTCAACATGGAGACGCTGTGATGGAAGCCATTGTCAAGGCAAGAAATTGTTCTGTTTTGGGGAAAGGCTCcattttgaaaatgtatttcttTCCTGGTCAGAGAACTTCCAGTCATATACAAATTCATGGCGCACCTCATGTTTTCAAG